A stretch of the Sulfurimonas sp. HSL3-1 genome encodes the following:
- the pyrE gene encoding orotate phosphoribosyltransferase, which produces MDIKQIYLDADAMLEGHFKLSSGNHSQFYLQSAKVLEDPKTAMKLANALADQIKASGVKIDTVCSPAIGGLIAGFALAQALDARYIFTERVGGEMTLRRGFDVKEGETILVCEDIITTGGSAMEAAAAVEGLGAKVVAFAALANRGFCRREHSSIEAKPSCKLPGDLPFFALADFDFEMYAPEECPMCKAGSEAIKPGSRGN; this is translated from the coding sequence CAGCTCCGGCAACCACTCCCAGTTCTACCTCCAGTCCGCCAAAGTACTCGAGGACCCGAAAACGGCCATGAAGCTGGCCAACGCCCTGGCCGACCAGATCAAAGCCAGCGGCGTAAAGATCGATACCGTATGCTCCCCGGCGATCGGTGGGCTTATTGCCGGTTTCGCACTCGCTCAGGCCCTGGATGCCCGCTACATCTTCACCGAGCGCGTCGGCGGCGAGATGACACTGCGCCGCGGCTTTGACGTCAAAGAGGGTGAAACCATCCTCGTCTGCGAAGACATCATCACGACTGGCGGTTCGGCGATGGAAGCGGCCGCCGCGGTCGAAGGGCTCGGCGCGAAGGTCGTTGCCTTCGCCGCCCTGGCCAACCGCGGTTTCTGCCGCCGCGAGCACAGCAGCATCGAAGCCAAGCCCAGCTGCAAACTCCCCGGCGATCTCCCCTTCTTCGCCCTGGCGGATTTCGATTTCGAGATGTACGCCCCCGAGGAGTGCCCGATGTGCAAGGCGGGCAGCGAAGCGATCAAACCCGGTTCCCGCGGGAACTGA
- a CDS encoding ribonuclease J produces the protein MSEETQAPVAEAKKNTENKPAQNREGEPRRRRSSNRNRSRSRQKPKEGEAKKEGEGQSQNRSRGGRGGNRGENRGENRGENRGESRAKSGGGRSGGNRNRRRNAPAPTEQSLLENARQNEASQRVRVSPYTKIDAEVKAKVRITPLGGLGEIGGNMMVMETDNEAILIDVGMSFPDEEMHGVDILVPDFTYVREIKDKIVGVIITHAHEDHIGAVPYLYKEMQFPLYGTALPLAMIGNKFDEHHLKEFRRYFRPIEKRVVYQIGNDFQVEWMHMTHSIIDSSSIAVTTEAGTVIHTGDYKIDHTPVDGFPADLHRLAHYGSQGVLALLSDSTNSYNKEITPSELTVAPALDRVFSKTKGRIILSTFSSNIHRVFQAIQAGIKYGRKVCVIGRSMERNLEVAMQYEYIKLPKNIFVDADDVSRMNDKDVLIITTGSQGEPNSALFRTAIGEHRHIKIKPGDLIILSSRAIPGNEGSISQMLNHLERAGAKVARDRDLHVSGHGGAEEQKLMLRLVQPKFFLPIHGEYNHVMRHRETGIACGVPERNIHLMSDGECVEVTPKYMRKVKTVKSGKTYIDNQSNNLIEDDIVIDRQKMATEGMVMIVAQVSKADSHLISKPKVSSFGLVPDKQDKAFAQEMEDVLEHFLTNLKPGIIENPKAMENDLRQVVRKHIYRKMKKYPLITPTIFVM, from the coding sequence ATGTCAGAAGAAACACAAGCCCCTGTCGCAGAAGCGAAGAAAAATACAGAAAACAAACCGGCCCAGAACCGTGAAGGCGAACCGCGCCGCCGCCGTTCATCCAACCGCAACCGCAGCCGCAGCCGTCAGAAACCCAAAGAGGGTGAAGCGAAAAAAGAGGGCGAAGGCCAGAGCCAGAACCGCAGCCGCGGCGGCCGTGGCGGCAACCGGGGTGAAAACCGCGGGGAAAACCGCGGGGAAAACCGTGGCGAAAGTCGCGCGAAAAGTGGCGGCGGACGTTCCGGCGGCAACCGCAACCGCCGCCGCAACGCCCCGGCACCGACGGAGCAGAGCCTGCTGGAGAATGCGCGCCAGAACGAGGCGTCGCAGCGCGTCCGTGTCAGTCCGTATACGAAGATTGATGCGGAGGTGAAGGCGAAGGTCCGTATCACCCCGCTGGGCGGTCTCGGCGAGATCGGCGGAAACATGATGGTCATGGAGACGGATAACGAAGCGATCCTGATCGATGTCGGGATGAGTTTCCCGGACGAAGAGATGCACGGCGTCGATATTCTTGTCCCGGATTTCACCTATGTACGCGAGATCAAAGACAAGATCGTCGGCGTCATCATTACCCACGCCCACGAAGACCATATCGGTGCGGTCCCATACCTCTACAAAGAGATGCAGTTCCCGCTGTACGGTACGGCGCTTCCGCTGGCGATGATCGGCAACAAGTTCGACGAACACCATCTCAAAGAGTTCCGCCGCTACTTCCGCCCGATCGAGAAGCGCGTCGTATACCAGATCGGGAACGATTTCCAGGTCGAGTGGATGCACATGACCCACTCCATCATCGACTCCTCTTCTATCGCGGTGACGACAGAGGCGGGAACGGTCATCCATACGGGTGACTACAAAATCGACCATACGCCTGTTGACGGATTCCCGGCAGACCTGCACCGCCTGGCGCACTATGGCAGTCAGGGCGTCCTGGCACTCCTGTCGGATTCGACGAACTCGTACAACAAAGAGATCACGCCGAGCGAACTGACGGTCGCCCCGGCGCTGGACCGCGTCTTCTCGAAAACGAAAGGGCGCATTATCCTCTCGACGTTCAGCTCGAACATCCACCGCGTCTTCCAGGCGATCCAGGCGGGTATCAAGTACGGGCGTAAGGTCTGCGTCATCGGCCGTTCCATGGAGCGCAACCTCGAAGTGGCGATGCAGTACGAGTACATCAAGCTGCCCAAAAACATCTTCGTCGATGCGGATGACGTCAGCCGGATGAACGACAAGGACGTCCTCATCATCACCACGGGTTCGCAGGGAGAGCCGAACTCGGCACTGTTCAGAACGGCCATCGGCGAGCACCGCCACATCAAGATCAAGCCGGGCGACCTGATCATCCTCTCCTCCCGGGCGATCCCGGGCAACGAGGGCTCCATTTCGCAGATGCTCAACCACCTTGAGCGCGCCGGGGCCAAAGTGGCTCGCGATCGCGATCTGCACGTCTCCGGTCACGGCGGGGCGGAAGAGCAGAAGCTGATGCTGCGTCTGGTGCAGCCGAAATTCTTCCTGCCGATCCACGGCGAATACAACCACGTTATGCGCCACAGAGAGACGGGAATCGCCTGCGGGGTTCCGGAGCGCAACATCCATCTGATGAGCGACGGCGAGTGTGTCGAAGTGACGCCGAAGTATATGCGCAAGGTCAAAACCGTCAAATCAGGCAAGACCTACATCGACAACCAGAGCAACAACCTGATCGAAGACGACATCGTCATCGACCGCCAGAAGATGGCAACGGAGGGGATGGTCATGATCGTTGCCCAGGTCAGCAAAGCGGATTCGCACCTGATCTCCAAGCCGAAGGTCAGCAGTTTCGGTTTGGTGCCGGACAAGCAGGACAAAGCGTTTGCCCAGGAGATGGAAGATGTCCTGGAACACTTCCTGACTAATCTCAAGCCGGGGATCATCGAAAACCCCAAAGCGATGGAGAACGATCTGCGCCAGGTCGTCCGCAAGCATATCTATCGCAAAATGAAAAAGTACCCCCTTATCACCCCGACCATCTTTGTGATGTGA
- the rsmA gene encoding 16S rRNA (adenine(1518)-N(6)/adenine(1519)-N(6))-dimethyltransferase RsmA, whose protein sequence is MNNTRIVAKKQFGQNFLKDQSVLRKIIEAMPDSDRRVAEIGPGLGDLTKFLVDVKSVDAFEVDTDLCKHLNEVFTDEITTGRLTLHCGDVLEHWKSELLDVPYELVANLPYYIATNIILKALADPKCEFLLVMVQREVAEKFSASPGEKNFGALSVIAQSVAEVSILVHVPPEAFAPPPKVDSAVLLMKKTANRASDAFEQMLKTAFAQPRKTLLKNLSARYGKEEVQAALSSRGYPSTVRPHQISTADYHQLYTQLH, encoded by the coding sequence ATGAATAACACACGGATTGTGGCCAAAAAACAGTTTGGTCAGAATTTTCTGAAAGATCAGAGCGTTTTGCGCAAGATCATCGAAGCGATGCCCGACAGCGACAGAAGAGTTGCGGAGATCGGGCCTGGCTTAGGTGATTTAACTAAGTTTTTAGTTGATGTCAAAAGCGTCGATGCTTTTGAGGTCGATACCGATCTATGCAAGCACCTGAATGAAGTTTTCACGGATGAGATCACTACCGGTCGATTGACGCTGCACTGCGGCGACGTCCTCGAGCACTGGAAGAGTGAGCTGCTTGATGTTCCGTACGAGTTGGTGGCGAACCTGCCATATTACATCGCGACGAACATTATCCTCAAAGCCCTCGCCGATCCGAAGTGCGAATTTCTGCTTGTTATGGTTCAGCGTGAAGTCGCGGAGAAGTTCTCCGCCTCACCTGGAGAGAAAAATTTTGGTGCACTCAGTGTGATAGCCCAGAGCGTGGCAGAGGTCAGTATCCTCGTCCATGTCCCGCCCGAAGCGTTCGCGCCGCCGCCCAAAGTCGATTCTGCCGTCCTGCTCATGAAAAAAACGGCGAATCGGGCATCGGATGCGTTTGAACAGATGCTCAAAACGGCATTTGCCCAGCCGCGCAAAACGTTGCTGAAAAATCTCTCCGCACGCTACGGTAAAGAAGAGGTCCAGGCCGCACTATCCTCTCGCGGCTACCCCTCTACCGTTCGCCCTCACCAGATCTCGACAGCAGACTATCACCAACTCTATACACAATTACATTAA